The following proteins come from a genomic window of Streptomyces sp. NBC_00539:
- a CDS encoding DUF3618 domain-containing protein: MTDESRTNDESRTNIGTPTPEELREQIEHTRDELGQTVEALAAKADVKAQVKEQAAEKAAVVSEQIREKAERAARLVKDKTPDPVLDKAAQATAQFREGAVRAGRLAADKAPEPLLDTGRQAVGMARANRTPLLAAGAALVIFLLVRRSRRRR; the protein is encoded by the coding sequence ATGACCGACGAGTCCCGCACCAATGACGAGTCCCGCACCAATATCGGCACGCCCACGCCCGAGGAACTGCGCGAGCAGATCGAGCACACCCGCGACGAGCTCGGGCAGACCGTCGAGGCGTTGGCGGCCAAGGCCGACGTCAAAGCCCAGGTGAAGGAGCAGGCCGCGGAGAAGGCCGCCGTGGTCTCCGAGCAGATCCGGGAGAAGGCCGAACGGGCCGCACGGCTGGTGAAGGACAAGACGCCCGACCCCGTTCTGGACAAGGCGGCCCAGGCGACGGCGCAGTTCCGGGAGGGCGCCGTGCGCGCGGGCCGGCTGGCGGCGGACAAGGCCCCCGAGCCGCTCCTCGACACGGGGCGCCAGGCCGTGGGCATGGCACGGGCGAACCGCACCCCGTTGCTGGCGGCCGGTGCGGCTTTGGTGATCTTCCTGCTGGTGCGCCGCAGCCGACGTCGCCGGTGA
- a CDS encoding SDR family NAD(P)-dependent oxidoreductase — protein MTTTLITGANKGLGYETARRLTAAGHTVYLGARDNERGAAAAAGLGARFVQLDVTDDASVAAAVATIEADGELDVLVNNAGIEVRSPGGGIIGAAELTADVMREVFETNVFGLVRVTHAFLPLLERSAAPVVVNVSSGLASLARAGAKGYPGVAYPASKTAVNMLTVQYARAFPRMRINAVEPGYTATDLNRHEGTQTVEQGAEIIVRMARLGPDGPTGGYFDAEGPLPW, from the coding sequence ATGACGACCACCTTGATCACAGGGGCCAACAAGGGCCTCGGATACGAGACCGCCCGCCGCCTGACCGCCGCGGGCCACACGGTCTACCTGGGAGCGCGTGACAACGAGCGGGGAGCGGCGGCCGCGGCCGGGCTCGGCGCCCGGTTCGTGCAACTCGACGTCACCGACGACGCGTCGGTCGCCGCCGCCGTGGCCACCATCGAGGCCGACGGCGAACTGGACGTCCTGGTCAACAACGCCGGGATCGAGGTGCGTTCACCGGGGGGCGGCATCATCGGCGCCGCGGAGCTGACGGCCGACGTGATGCGGGAGGTGTTCGAGACCAACGTCTTCGGCCTGGTCCGGGTGACCCACGCCTTCCTCCCGCTGCTGGAACGCTCCGCCGCCCCAGTCGTGGTCAATGTCAGCAGCGGTCTGGCCTCGCTGGCCCGGGCCGGCGCCAAGGGGTACCCGGGGGTCGCCTACCCGGCCTCCAAGACCGCGGTCAACATGCTCACCGTGCAGTACGCCCGGGCGTTCCCCCGGATGCGGATCAACGCGGTGGAGCCCGGTTACACCGCGACGGACCTGAACCGGCACGAGGGCACGCAGACCGTGGAGCAGGGCGCCGAGATCATCGTCCGGATGGCCCGGCTGGGCCCGGACGGCCCGACCGGCGGTTACTTCGACGCGGAGGGCCCCCTGCCCTGGTAG
- a CDS encoding glutathione S-transferase family protein codes for MSYVHPGKEYSRDSRYLTTRITADGRDGFPVESDRYRLVVSRACPWASRAVVVRRLLGLDRAMSMAIAGPTHDDRSWTFDLDPGGRDPVLGVERLQEAYFARDPGYDKGITVPAIVDVPSGAVVTNDFPQITIDMSLEWTAYHREGAPALYPAALRPEIDAVNEVVYKDVNNGVYRAGFAGSQEAYAKAYEHLFARLDWLSQRLEHSRYLVGDTITEADVRLFTTLVRFDAVYHGHFKCNRQKLSEMPVLWAYARDLFQTPGFGDTVDFDHIKKHYYLVHDDINPTGIVPVGPDLSGWLEPHDRAALGGRPFGDGTPPGPLSPAETVPPDHAPPAR; via the coding sequence ATGAGCTACGTACACCCGGGCAAGGAGTACTCGCGCGACAGCCGGTACCTCACCACCCGGATCACCGCCGACGGGCGCGACGGGTTCCCGGTGGAGTCCGACCGCTACCGCCTCGTGGTGAGCCGGGCGTGCCCCTGGGCCAGCCGTGCGGTCGTCGTTCGGCGGCTCCTCGGGCTGGACCGGGCCATGTCGATGGCCATCGCCGGGCCCACGCACGACGACCGCAGCTGGACCTTCGACCTCGATCCGGGAGGCCGCGACCCGGTGCTGGGGGTCGAGCGGCTCCAGGAGGCGTACTTCGCCCGCGACCCCGGCTACGACAAGGGCATCACCGTGCCCGCGATCGTGGACGTGCCGAGCGGTGCGGTGGTGACCAACGACTTCCCCCAGATCACCATCGACATGTCGCTGGAGTGGACGGCGTACCACCGCGAAGGCGCGCCGGCGCTGTACCCGGCCGCGCTGCGCCCGGAGATCGACGCCGTGAACGAGGTGGTCTACAAGGACGTCAACAACGGCGTCTACCGGGCCGGCTTCGCCGGGTCACAAGAGGCGTACGCCAAGGCGTACGAGCACCTGTTCGCCCGCCTCGACTGGCTTTCCCAGCGGCTGGAGCACTCCCGCTACCTCGTCGGCGACACCATCACCGAAGCGGACGTGCGGCTGTTCACCACCCTCGTGCGCTTCGACGCCGTGTACCACGGCCACTTCAAGTGCAACCGGCAGAAGCTGTCGGAGATGCCGGTGCTGTGGGCGTACGCCCGGGACCTCTTCCAGACGCCCGGATTCGGCGACACGGTCGACTTCGACCACATCAAGAAGCACTACTACCTCGTGCACGACGACATCAATCCGACCGGGATCGTCCCCGTCGGCCCGGACCTGTCGGGCTGGCTCGAACCCCACGACCGGGCAGCACTGGGCGGCCGCCCGTTCGGGGACGGCACCCCGCCGGGGCCCCTCAGCCCCGCGGAGACCGTTCCGCCGGACCACGCTCCGCCGGCCCGTTGA
- a CDS encoding amidase domain-containing protein, with protein MIPKRFRPAAIAALTVALASGSMLAYSANAGTGPEAADRATSDTFARIADDVLSQRTQALVEDQAGHHNSGHTSAKTRLSAQLKKDEDAAISSLRSRKTRLAELGEAYTGADTRVAVDRATVTGGKATVQVTEQTTLTYKKVRGDEPATTDFRTRYELTLTSKKGGAWELTSIKSQENGPVAVNEPVAAKANVVVDDGNQYPDGTPASTKYPAPSKPKAMTGGTYDYAAMAKYAEKYWSNYNPAYRKFTGAGGDCTNFISQALKAGGWKAVPGSTSDYRNWWYDSTRQSDSWVGANEWAWFTLSNQRAANLANVYQTDVGDIVQVDFNKDGSKDHSMMVTYRSSAGMPYLTYHSTNTYRKSLASIIASYPNAVYYAYRT; from the coding sequence GTGATACCTAAGAGGTTCAGGCCCGCCGCCATCGCGGCCCTGACCGTAGCCCTGGCGTCCGGGAGCATGCTCGCCTACTCCGCGAACGCGGGTACCGGCCCCGAGGCGGCCGATCGCGCCACCTCCGATACCTTCGCCCGCATAGCCGACGACGTGCTTTCGCAGCGTACCCAGGCCCTGGTCGAAGACCAGGCAGGTCACCACAATTCCGGGCATACCTCCGCGAAGACGCGGTTGTCGGCCCAGTTGAAGAAGGACGAGGACGCGGCGATCTCCTCGCTGCGGTCCCGCAAGACGCGGCTCGCGGAGCTCGGCGAGGCCTATACCGGCGCCGACACCCGGGTGGCCGTCGACCGCGCCACGGTCACCGGCGGCAAGGCGACCGTCCAGGTCACCGAGCAGACCACGCTCACCTACAAGAAGGTGCGCGGGGACGAGCCGGCCACCACCGACTTCCGGACGCGCTACGAGCTCACGCTCACCAGCAAGAAGGGCGGTGCCTGGGAGCTGACCTCGATCAAGTCCCAGGAGAACGGCCCCGTGGCGGTCAACGAGCCGGTCGCAGCCAAGGCGAACGTCGTCGTGGACGACGGCAACCAGTACCCGGACGGCACGCCCGCGTCCACCAAGTACCCGGCGCCGTCCAAGCCCAAGGCGATGACCGGCGGCACGTACGACTACGCAGCCATGGCGAAGTACGCGGAGAAGTACTGGAGCAACTACAACCCCGCGTACCGCAAGTTCACCGGCGCCGGGGGCGACTGCACCAACTTCATCAGCCAGGCACTGAAGGCCGGCGGCTGGAAGGCCGTTCCGGGCTCCACCTCGGACTACCGCAACTGGTGGTACGACAGCACCCGCCAGTCCGACTCCTGGGTCGGCGCGAACGAGTGGGCGTGGTTCACGCTGTCCAACCAGCGGGCCGCGAACCTGGCCAACGTCTACCAGACGGACGTCGGCGACATCGTGCAGGTGGACTTCAACAAGGACGGGTCCAAGGACCACTCCATGATGGTGACGTACCGCAGCAGCGCGGGAATGCCGTACCTCACCTACCACTCCACGAACACGTACCGGAAGTCCCTCGCGAGCATCATCGCGTCGTACCCGAACGCGGTGTACTACGCGTACCGCACCTGA
- a CDS encoding DUF2231 domain-containing protein, whose protein sequence is MSSELQQRAKRPVSAALAGPYGHPFHPILVTVPIGAWVAGTVFDIASHVVDDPDFLARGSMWLIAVGVIGALPAALVGFLDLLAIPNGTRAFRIALVHMTLNLLVTVSYAGNFLWRHAGGGPSGSVGWGQLVLGAVSLAVLGASGYLGGMLAYHYGVRVADEATQAEGFTSAAGRRTG, encoded by the coding sequence ATGTCGAGCGAACTGCAGCAGCGTGCGAAGCGACCGGTCAGCGCCGCGCTCGCGGGTCCCTACGGGCACCCGTTCCACCCGATCCTGGTGACCGTGCCCATCGGAGCATGGGTGGCCGGCACCGTCTTCGACATCGCGTCGCACGTCGTGGACGATCCGGACTTCCTGGCCCGGGGTTCGATGTGGCTGATCGCCGTCGGGGTGATCGGCGCCCTGCCGGCGGCGCTGGTCGGCTTCCTGGACCTGCTGGCCATCCCCAACGGGACGCGGGCGTTTCGCATCGCGCTCGTCCACATGACCCTGAACCTGCTGGTCACGGTCTCCTACGCGGGCAACTTCCTGTGGCGCCACGCCGGGGGCGGGCCGTCCGGCAGCGTCGGCTGGGGCCAGCTCGTGCTGGGTGCGGTGAGCCTGGCCGTGCTCGGCGCCTCGGGGTACCTGGGCGGCATGCTCGCCTACCACTACGGCGTCCGCGTCGCGGACGAGGCCACCCAGGCGGAGGGCTTCACCTCCGCCGCCGGGCGGCGCACCGGCTGA
- a CDS encoding phage holin family protein, whose amino-acid sequence MTTTQRQARATDDSVGVLVSRASQQISELVREEMRLARAEMTQKGKRYGKGGGLFGAAGLVGVLAAQALVATCIVALALVLPVWAAALIVTAVLGAIAAWMALSGKKQIAKAGTPAPEQTIDSVKADVAEIKEKAHR is encoded by the coding sequence ATGACCACGACGCAGCGGCAGGCCCGCGCCACCGACGATTCGGTGGGCGTGCTGGTCTCGCGCGCCTCCCAGCAGATCTCCGAGCTGGTCCGCGAGGAGATGCGGCTGGCCCGGGCGGAGATGACACAGAAGGGGAAGCGCTACGGAAAGGGCGGCGGCCTCTTCGGAGCGGCGGGGCTGGTCGGAGTGCTGGCCGCCCAGGCACTCGTGGCCACGTGCATCGTCGCGCTCGCGCTGGTGCTGCCCGTGTGGGCCGCAGCGCTCATCGTCACGGCGGTGCTGGGCGCCATCGCCGCATGGATGGCGCTGTCGGGGAAGAAGCAGATCGCGAAGGCCGGCACGCCGGCGCCCGAGCAGACCATCGACAGCGTCAAGGCCGATGTGGCCGAGATCAAGGAGAAGGCACACCGATGA
- a CDS encoding TetR/AcrR family transcriptional regulator yields the protein MKLTAERIVDAGMAVFAESGYHGLSMRRVAQRLDVHAGSLYYHVPNKSALVQLMADRVARQAYEAGTAALVELGPGAGWQERVETQLVALRGTLRRHPGGAVMFADSPKVLSTAALALMERLLETLAEAGVPAADCAVGADALLSHVTGFVLQEQSRSPAVAVGAEEGAALRERFPVTVAAASAFGGDEKFVRSVRLLCTGLDALLRS from the coding sequence ATGAAGCTGACAGCGGAGCGGATCGTCGATGCGGGCATGGCGGTGTTCGCCGAGTCGGGGTACCACGGCCTGTCGATGCGCAGGGTGGCCCAGCGGCTCGACGTCCACGCCGGGAGCCTGTACTACCACGTGCCCAACAAGAGCGCCCTCGTCCAGCTGATGGCCGACCGGGTCGCCCGGCAGGCCTACGAGGCGGGCACCGCCGCCCTGGTGGAACTGGGCCCGGGGGCGGGCTGGCAGGAACGCGTCGAGACCCAACTCGTCGCACTGCGCGGGACCCTGCGGCGCCACCCCGGTGGGGCGGTGATGTTCGCCGACAGCCCCAAGGTGCTGAGCACGGCGGCACTGGCCCTCATGGAGCGGCTGCTGGAGACGCTGGCCGAGGCCGGCGTACCCGCCGCGGACTGCGCCGTGGGCGCGGACGCGCTGCTCAGCCACGTCACCGGCTTCGTCCTGCAGGAGCAGAGCCGATCGCCCGCCGTGGCCGTCGGCGCCGAAGAGGGCGCCGCGCTGCGGGAGCGGTTCCCGGTGACCGTCGCCGCCGCCTCGGCCTTCGGGGGGGACGAGAAGTTCGTCCGCAGCGTGCGACTGCTGTGCACGGGCCTCGACGCGCTCCTGCGTTCGTGA
- a CDS encoding transglycosylase domain-containing protein — MDRQDPAGSGRSRNGRAGAQDAGGATSGRRGAPSGARRRPKAGAGRLDALKRAGAGRLAALAPAAAVARTQLRRLRPDYPRPGRSGWRRWAPSWRQWLGACLYLFTGLAAFVGLAYATTEIPDDLNSFARQQDNVFYWADGSTMARTGWVSREEMPLDKVPPKVQGAVLAAENASFYSDPGVSPSGVLRALRAAVTGGETQGGSTITQQYVKNAYLSQDRTLSRKFTEIMLAVKLDNQTSKKQILEDYLNTSWFGRGTYGIQRASQAYYRKDVSQLTPSEGAFLASLLKGAGLYDPALSKENHARAIERWSWILDRMVDTGQLSPAERATYTKFPEPTGASLPGTPGAQTGYLVELAKAYAVKTGHIPDAEFDLGGYQIYTTFDKSRMTALTAAVQNAQKDFDAERRPNTDKNAKIGAATVAPDGRLLAVYGGPDYLKQGFNESNATTIPAGTAFTPFVYAAALEDGVLRTRGKPRTPVSPSTTYDGNDQVTVQTPEGPYWDRSGKVVKGRNDGGRSWGPVTLRQAVADSVNTPMLQLGLDVGLDRVDSLAERSGLLGSSLGPRIPTFALGENSTPSAIRMAGAYETFAADGMHTDPYSVRSVTRNGSALPLDAPKPTRAVKATTARAVTDALRSAVTEGSAKAAAKAHPGTAGKTGTTAANTAGWYVGSTESETTAVVVYRMALTDLLPLPLTGLGGDALGTPGSDRALRLWADYIKAVK, encoded by the coding sequence GTGGACAGGCAGGATCCGGCCGGTAGCGGGCGATCGCGGAACGGGCGGGCGGGCGCGCAGGACGCGGGCGGCGCCACGTCGGGCCGCCGGGGCGCCCCTTCGGGGGCGCGGCGCCGCCCGAAGGCGGGCGCCGGACGCCTCGACGCCCTCAAGCGGGCAGGGGCCGGCCGGCTCGCCGCGCTGGCTCCGGCCGCCGCCGTGGCGCGCACGCAGCTGCGGCGCCTGCGGCCCGACTATCCGAGGCCGGGCCGCAGCGGCTGGCGCCGTTGGGCACCCTCCTGGCGCCAGTGGCTCGGTGCCTGCCTGTACCTGTTCACCGGCCTCGCCGCCTTCGTCGGCCTGGCGTACGCCACCACGGAGATACCCGACGACCTCAACTCCTTCGCTCGGCAACAGGACAACGTCTTCTACTGGGCCGACGGCTCCACGATGGCCCGCACCGGCTGGGTCAGCCGCGAGGAGATGCCGCTGGACAAGGTGCCCCCCAAGGTCCAGGGAGCCGTACTCGCGGCCGAGAACGCCAGCTTCTACTCGGATCCCGGAGTCTCTCCGTCCGGGGTCCTGCGCGCCCTGCGCGCCGCCGTGACGGGGGGCGAGACCCAGGGCGGGTCCACCATCACCCAGCAGTACGTGAAGAACGCCTACCTGAGCCAGGACCGGACCCTGTCCCGGAAGTTCACCGAGATCATGCTCGCCGTGAAGCTGGACAACCAGACGAGCAAGAAGCAGATCCTGGAGGACTACCTGAACACCAGCTGGTTCGGGCGCGGCACCTACGGCATCCAGCGCGCCTCCCAGGCCTACTACCGCAAGGACGTCTCACAGCTCACCCCCAGCGAGGGCGCCTTCCTGGCCTCCCTCCTCAAGGGCGCCGGCCTGTACGACCCGGCGCTCAGCAAGGAGAACCACGCGCGGGCCATCGAGCGCTGGTCCTGGATCCTGGACCGCATGGTCGACACCGGCCAGCTCTCGCCCGCCGAGCGGGCCACCTACACGAAGTTCCCCGAGCCCACGGGCGCGTCCCTGCCCGGCACGCCCGGCGCGCAGACCGGCTACCTGGTCGAGCTGGCCAAGGCGTACGCGGTCAAAACCGGCCATATCCCGGACGCCGAATTCGACCTCGGCGGCTACCAGATCTACACGACCTTCGACAAGAGCCGCATGACGGCCCTGACCGCCGCCGTCCAGAACGCGCAGAAGGACTTCGACGCCGAACGGCGTCCCAACACCGACAAGAACGCCAAGATCGGCGCGGCGACCGTCGCCCCCGACGGCCGGCTGCTCGCCGTGTACGGCGGCCCCGACTACCTCAAGCAGGGCTTCAACGAGTCGAACGCGACGACGATCCCGGCCGGCACGGCGTTCACACCGTTCGTCTACGCCGCCGCGCTGGAGGACGGGGTGCTGCGCACGCGCGGCAAGCCCCGTACGCCGGTTTCCCCTTCCACCACGTACGACGGCAACGACCAGGTGACGGTCCAGACGCCCGAGGGCCCGTACTGGGACCGCAGCGGCAAAGTGGTGAAGGGCCGCAACGACGGCGGGCGCAGCTGGGGTCCGGTGACCTTGCGCCAGGCCGTCGCCGACTCCGTCAACACCCCGATGCTGCAACTCGGCCTCGACGTCGGCCTCGACCGGGTGGACTCGCTCGCCGAACGTTCGGGTCTGCTCGGATCGAGCCTCGGACCGCGCATCCCCACGTTCGCCCTCGGCGAGAACTCCACCCCGAGCGCGATCCGCATGGCCGGCGCCTACGAGACCTTCGCCGCCGACGGCATGCACACCGACCCCTACTCGGTGCGCTCGGTCACCCGCAACGGCTCCGCTCTGCCGCTGGACGCGCCGAAGCCGACCCGGGCCGTGAAGGCCACCACCGCCCGCGCGGTGACGGACGCCCTGCGGTCCGCCGTCACCGAGGGATCGGCGAAGGCGGCGGCCAAGGCGCACCCCGGTACTGCGGGCAAGACGGGAACGACCGCCGCGAACACGGCGGGCTGGTACGTGGGCAGCACCGAGAGCGAGACCACGGCCGTGGTGGTGTACCGGATGGCGCTGACCGACCTGCTGCCGCTGCCGCTGACGGGCCTGGGCGGGGACGCCCTGGGCACGCCCGGCAGCGACCGGGCGCTGCGCCTGTGGGCCGACTACATCAAGGCGGTGAAGTAG
- a CDS encoding protein kinase domain-containing protein, which produces MPTGETNDELVGRLLGGRYRVTSMIGRGGMGVVARAEDTLLSREVAVKVLRAHTDAGATELADLRARMQREARAAARIRHNGVVTVHDVTEERGLPVIVMELVDGPSLDDVLTERGTMDPYEAAAIGAELSDALDAAHRAGVLHRDVKPGNVLLERGGRVVLTDFGIATMEGPGDEALAKLTRSGEIIGSLDYLPPERAQGHEPGPASDVWSLGMTLYAAVEGISPFRRTSVWSTLSAIVADPLPEPRRAGPLGPVLRALMAKDPAHRPTAERARVLLAELAELAASRTAPPAPAPVPLPPLTQPSVVAPAPAAAGFGPPPMAGPGPVPLHQPYPRPAHHGYPPPAPTSQVPPAARGARGRRRTAVAVGAALAVVGAAGITYALSGQGGDKGGGRKPAALPAITAPAETGPSASPSRGSARKPSAKPSPSGAAGPHGATPGTSATATARPSPVSTGCAGWSHKDPHPGSYGYMAGDYHLEAGPYQTCPAVTLAKSGTKLWYHCYIVNAHGNKWTYVRIDGTNTAGWMSNDNITRQKGPSTPC; this is translated from the coding sequence GTGCCGACGGGGGAGACGAACGATGAACTGGTCGGCAGGTTGCTCGGGGGGCGCTACCGGGTGACCTCGATGATCGGCCGCGGCGGAATGGGGGTGGTCGCCCGGGCCGAGGACACCCTGCTCAGCCGTGAGGTGGCCGTCAAGGTACTGCGGGCCCACACCGACGCCGGCGCGACCGAACTCGCCGATCTGCGTGCCCGGATGCAACGGGAGGCCCGGGCCGCGGCCCGGATCCGGCACAACGGCGTGGTCACCGTGCACGACGTGACGGAAGAACGGGGCCTGCCCGTCATCGTGATGGAGCTCGTCGACGGACCCTCCCTCGACGACGTCCTCACCGAACGCGGCACGATGGACCCTTACGAGGCGGCGGCGATCGGCGCCGAGCTGAGCGACGCCCTCGACGCCGCGCACCGCGCGGGCGTCCTGCACCGGGACGTGAAGCCCGGCAACGTGCTGCTGGAGCGCGGCGGCCGCGTCGTACTGACCGACTTCGGCATCGCCACCATGGAAGGCCCGGGTGACGAGGCCCTCGCCAAGCTGACGCGCAGCGGTGAAATCATCGGCTCCCTGGACTACTTGCCGCCCGAGCGGGCTCAGGGACACGAGCCCGGACCGGCCTCCGACGTCTGGTCGCTCGGCATGACGCTGTACGCGGCGGTGGAAGGCATTTCGCCGTTCCGCCGCACCTCCGTGTGGTCCACCCTGTCGGCGATCGTCGCCGACCCGCTGCCCGAGCCCCGCCGCGCGGGGCCGCTCGGACCCGTGCTGCGGGCGCTCATGGCGAAGGACCCCGCCCACCGGCCCACGGCCGAGCGGGCCCGTGTGTTGCTGGCCGAGCTGGCCGAGCTGGCCGCGAGCCGCACGGCGCCGCCTGCGCCCGCTCCGGTGCCGCTGCCGCCACTGACGCAACCGTCCGTCGTGGCACCGGCCCCCGCCGCTGCCGGTTTCGGCCCGCCCCCGATGGCCGGTCCCGGCCCCGTACCGCTCCACCAGCCGTACCCGCGTCCGGCGCACCACGGGTACCCGCCCCCCGCGCCCACGTCGCAGGTGCCTCCGGCGGCACGTGGCGCCCGGGGGCGGCGCCGTACCGCCGTCGCCGTGGGCGCGGCCCTCGCCGTGGTCGGCGCCGCCGGCATCACCTACGCCCTCTCCGGCCAAGGCGGCGACAAGGGCGGCGGCCGCAAGCCCGCGGCACTGCCCGCGATCACCGCCCCGGCGGAAACGGGCCCGAGCGCGTCCCCCTCCCGTGGCTCCGCCAGAAAGCCGTCGGCCAAGCCCTCACCCTCGGGAGCGGCCGGCCCCCACGGGGCGACCCCCGGCACGTCGGCAACGGCCACCGCCCGGCCCAGCCCGGTATCCACGGGCTGCGCGGGCTGGAGCCACAAGGACCCCCACCCAGGAAGCTACGGGTACATGGCCGGCGACTACCACCTGGAGGCCGGGCCCTACCAGACCTGCCCCGCCGTCACCCTGGCCAAGTCCGGCACGAAGCTCTGGTACCACTGCTACATAGTCAACGCCCACGGCAACAAGTGGACTTACGTCCGCATCGACGGCACGAACACCGCCGGCTGGATGTCCAACGACAACATCACCCGCCAGAAGGGTCCCTCGACCCCCTGCTGA
- a CDS encoding HlyD family efflux transporter periplasmic adaptor subunit — MQFRQKALSKLQSPEELDLPVRFARPQGRLVLAVTVVVMAAAATWGFTGSVSSKLSAPGILTRAEGSYLLQSPFAGQVTAVHAKEGQLLAPGAPLLQVSTEQGERTVRAVAGGRVTALVARVGAVVTTGADVATLERVKNPGDPLVAVLYVPAASGAAVPVGATVDLTVQSVPQQRYGVLRGRVKEVGRTPQTPAQIGGFLGDGRLAGQFTAQGNPVQVLVQLERTTQTRSGYRWSSADGPPYALDSTTPVTGAVHLSVQRPVDWLLP; from the coding sequence GTGCAGTTCCGTCAAAAGGCGCTCTCGAAGCTGCAATCGCCCGAAGAGCTCGATCTCCCGGTGCGCTTCGCCCGCCCGCAGGGCCGGCTCGTCCTGGCCGTCACGGTCGTCGTCATGGCGGCCGCCGCCACCTGGGGCTTCACCGGATCCGTGTCCTCCAAACTGAGCGCTCCCGGCATCCTCACCCGCGCCGAGGGCAGTTACCTGCTGCAGAGCCCCTTCGCCGGACAGGTCACCGCCGTCCACGCCAAGGAGGGCCAACTGCTGGCCCCCGGGGCGCCGCTGCTCCAGGTCAGTACCGAGCAAGGGGAGCGGACCGTACGCGCGGTTGCGGGAGGACGCGTCACCGCCCTGGTCGCAAGGGTCGGAGCCGTCGTCACGACCGGCGCCGACGTGGCGACCCTGGAACGCGTCAAGAACCCGGGCGACCCTCTGGTGGCGGTCCTGTACGTCCCCGCCGCAAGCGGCGCGGCCGTTCCCGTCGGCGCCACCGTCGACCTCACGGTCCAGTCGGTGCCGCAACAGCGCTACGGCGTGCTCCGCGGCCGCGTCAAGGAGGTCGGCCGTACCCCCCAGACCCCGGCGCAGATCGGCGGATTCCTCGGCGACGGCCGGCTCGCCGGGCAGTTCACCGCGCAGGGCAACCCCGTCCAGGTCCTCGTACAGCTCGAACGCACCACGCAGACCAGGTCCGGGTACCGGTGGTCCTCCGCCGACGGCCCCCCGTACGCCCTCGACTCCACCACACCGGTCACCGGCGCCGTCCACCTCTCCGTGCAGCGCCCCGTCGATTGGCTGCTCCCGTGA
- a CDS encoding alpha/beta hydrolase, translating to MSLTSTTPLLIAVLILLLAFAAAIRWWPRLARQGWRRVAARAGLLCLIQVLLLATVGLAANRSFLLYGSWAELAGHSQPAPPLGRAAGDSPVRVLGRQETGTPGGGPPQVAGVIEKVTVHGAHSKADVPAYVYLPPEYFQKGNEHRRFPTAVVLTGFPGMAENLIKGLDYPKKAWALAKEKKTRPMILVMMRPTTESARNTQCIDVAGGPQSETFFAADLPKAVSAAYRTAGHQTGARGWAVMGDSTGGYCALKLALQHPESYSAGVGLSADYKPEVDGDSGDLFRGNSAEERRSDLLWSLDHLPQGKTSFLVTTSVQGEANHGPTQKFISKVKNPARVSSITLDHGGHNFATWRREIPPALEWISGRITGE from the coding sequence GTGAGTCTGACGAGTACCACCCCCTTGCTGATCGCCGTACTGATCCTCCTCCTGGCCTTCGCCGCCGCGATCCGGTGGTGGCCCCGGCTCGCGCGGCAGGGCTGGAGACGGGTGGCGGCGCGCGCGGGGCTGCTGTGCCTCATACAGGTGCTGCTCCTCGCCACCGTCGGGCTCGCCGCGAACCGCAGCTTCCTGCTCTACGGGTCGTGGGCCGAACTGGCGGGCCACTCGCAGCCGGCGCCCCCGCTCGGGCGGGCCGCCGGCGACTCCCCCGTACGCGTCCTCGGCCGGCAGGAGACCGGCACGCCCGGAGGCGGGCCGCCCCAGGTGGCCGGTGTGATCGAGAAGGTCACCGTGCACGGGGCGCACTCCAAGGCCGATGTACCGGCGTACGTGTACCTGCCGCCCGAGTACTTCCAGAAGGGGAACGAGCACAGGAGGTTCCCCACGGCCGTCGTCCTCACCGGGTTCCCCGGCATGGCGGAGAACCTGATCAAGGGCCTGGACTACCCGAAGAAGGCGTGGGCCCTCGCCAAGGAGAAGAAGACGCGGCCGATGATCCTGGTGATGATGCGGCCCACCACGGAGTCGGCACGCAACACCCAGTGCATAGACGTGGCGGGCGGCCCGCAGAGCGAGACGTTCTTCGCCGCCGACCTCCCGAAGGCGGTGTCCGCCGCTTACCGCACCGCCGGCCATCAGACGGGCGCCCGCGGCTGGGCCGTCATGGGCGACTCGACGGGAGGTTACTGCGCCTTGAAGCTGGCGCTGCAGCACCCCGAGAGCTACTCGGCCGGGGTGGGCCTGTCGGCGGACTACAAGCCGGAGGTGGACGGCGACTCCGGTGACCTCTTCCGCGGCAACAGCGCCGAGGAGCGCCGTTCCGACCTGCTGTGGAGCCTGGACCACCTGCCGCAGGGCAAGACGTCCTTCCTCGTCACGACCTCGGTGCAGGGCGAGGCGAACCACGGGCCCACGCAGAAGTTCATATCCAAGGTCAAGAACCCCGCCCGCGTCTCCTCGATCACCCTCGACCACGGCGGACACAACTTCGCCACCTGGCGCCGGGAGATCCCGCCCGCGCTGGAATGGATCAGCGGCCGCATCACCGGCGAGTGA